ATGAAGCCAAAGACGTCCGCCGGTGCTTCTGCAGCGACCTCCGAAACCACGGCAGCCCCCACTCCCAACGATGCCCAGCCGGCGCACGCTACCACCACGGGCCCCACTCCCACCGCCTCAGCAAGCACGGGCCAGCCCGGGAGCCGCGCCGACCGGAAGGCTGCCGAAGCGGCCGACGCCGAGCCTGAACCGCCGCTTTTCGCCGACACGCTTGCGGGTACGTCAGCGGATAAGGAGCCGTCGCACTATTCGGAACCTTTGCCGACGTCGGCCCTCCATGTCCGTCCCTCCGAAGACGAAGTAGCCCGGCGCAATGCTGAACGCGAGCAGGCGGCGAAGGTCAAGCCTGTGGGTCCCCGGATCTTCCAGGTGTTGTTGGCGGTCTTCTACCCTGTGATCCTCCTGGTGCTCGCTGTCAGGGCCGTGACCAGCCCGCTGTTCCTGTGGGTGGAGTACAACCGCCCCGGATTCCCTGGCGATGGCTACGGTTTCAGCACCGATGACCGCATGACCTATGGTTCATATGCCGTGGACTACCTCAGCAACTGGGCCGGTCCGCGGTACTTGGGAGGCCTGGTGAACCAGGACGGGACCAAGCTG
This Paenarthrobacter sp. GOM3 DNA region includes the following protein-coding sequences:
- a CDS encoding TIGR01906 family membrane protein; the protein is MSDKSPKPQEPDTDVPEDPNEPAFDWMKPKTSAGASAATSETTAAPTPNDAQPAHATTTGPTPTASASTGQPGSRADRKAAEAADAEPEPPLFADTLAGTSADKEPSHYSEPLPTSALHVRPSEDEVARRNAEREQAAKVKPVGPRIFQVLLAVFYPVILLVLAVRAVTSPLFLWVEYNRPGFPGDGYGFSTDDRMTYGSYAVDYLSNWAGPRYLGGLVNQDGTKLFKDSEVAHMADVKVVILTSFAAGLLLLILSIIGILYLRKRSNGGIRRGLFAGSIVTLVIIIGLAVLAALSWQQFFTEFHRIFFANGTWTFSLDDTLIRLFPGQFWVDAGIVIGALVFLVATLTFILTWPTKRRRAGTAPSPADDNPETITEAADDDSEAVDVRENANGSAR